In Quercus robur chromosome 11, dhQueRobu3.1, whole genome shotgun sequence, the following proteins share a genomic window:
- the LOC126706446 gene encoding organ-specific protein S2-like isoform X22, with product MNLLCRLKRSNYFELMTVDMESRFAWLTLFLLLLFANTIESRKDPGQYWTSVMKDQPMPKAIQGLVHLDSSPSKLSKNDNCHTSEGAIGKDQGEKPYVKDFEPRPSVTVYVNDVGLETKNFVKDFEPRPSLTAYVNDVGLETKNNFVKDFEPRPSVTTYVNDVGLEIKKKFVNDFEPRPSVTAYVNDVGLETKKNFVKDFEPRPSVTTYINDVSPETNNFVKDFEPRPSVTTYVNDVGLETKKKFVNDFEPRPSVTAYVNVVDPETKKKFVNDFEQRPNISACNDDDVGSKDEKPFVEDFEPRPIASVYSE from the exons ATGAATCTTCTATGCAGATTAAAAAGAAGCAACTACTTTGAATTAATGACAGTAGACATGGAATCTCGTTTTGCATGGCTGACTCTCTTCTTACTTCTCTTG TTTGCAAAtaccatagaatcaagaaaggaTCCAGGACAATATTGGACTAGTGTCATGAAAGATCAACCAATGCCAAAAGCAATTCAAGGCCTTGTTCATTTGGATTCATCGCCATCTAAGCTTAGCAAGAATGACAATTGCCACACATCTGAGGGGGCAATAGGCAAGGACCAAGGTGAGAAACCTTATGTTAAAGATTTTGAGCCGAGACCTAGTGTCACGGTTTATGTTAATGATGTTGGTCTTGAAACAAAGAATTTTGTTAAGGATTTTGAGCCAAGAC CTAGTCTCACAGCTTATGTTAATGATGTTGGTCTTGAAACAAAGAATAATTTTGTTAAGGATTTTGAGCCCAGAC CTAGTGTCACAACTTATGTTAATGATGTTGGTCttgaaataaagaagaaatttgTTAATGATTTTGAGCCGAGACCTAGTGTTACAGCTTATGTTAATGATGTTGGTCTTGAAACAAAGAAGAATTTTGTTAAGGATTTTGAGCCCAGACCTAGTGTCACAACTTATATTAATGATGTTAGTCCTGaaacaaataattttgttaagGATTTTGAGCCAAGACCTAGTGTCACAACTTATGTTAATGATGTTGGTCttgaaacaaagaagaaatttGTTAATGATTTTGAGCCGAGACCTAGTGTTACAGCTTATGTCAATGTTGTTGATCctgaaacaaagaagaaatttGTTAATGATTTTGAGCAAAGACCCAATATCTCAGCTtgcaatgatgatgatgttggtTCTAAGGATGAGAAGCCATTTGTGGAAGACTTTGAGCCAAGACCAATTGCTTCTGTTTATAGTGAGTGA
- the LOC126706446 gene encoding uncharacterized protein LOC126706446 isoform X2: MNLLCRLKRSNYFELMTVDMESRFAWLTLFLLLLFANTIESRKDPGQYWTSVMKDQPMPKAIQGLVHLDSSPSKLSKNDNCHTSEGAIGKDQGEKPYVKDFEPRPSVTVYVNDVGLETKNFVKDFEPRPSVSAYNNDVGLKTQKKFVKDFEPRPSITAYVNDVGLETKNNFAKDFEPRPSLTAYVNDVGLETKNNFVKDFEPRPSVTAYINDVGLKNQNKFVKDFEPRPSVTTYVNDVGLEIKKKFVNDFEPRPSVTAYVNDVGLETKKNFVKDFEPRPSVTTYVNDVGLETKKKFVNDFEPRPSVTAYVNVVDPETKKKFVNDFEQRPNISACNDDDVGSKDEKPFVEDFEPRPIASVYSE, translated from the exons ATGAATCTTCTATGCAGATTAAAAAGAAGCAACTACTTTGAATTAATGACAGTAGACATGGAATCTCGTTTTGCATGGCTGACTCTCTTCTTACTTCTCTTG TTTGCAAAtaccatagaatcaagaaaggaTCCAGGACAATATTGGACTAGTGTCATGAAAGATCAACCAATGCCAAAAGCAATTCAAGGCCTTGTTCATTTGGATTCATCGCCATCTAAGCTTAGCAAGAATGACAATTGCCACACATCTGAGGGGGCAATAGGCAAGGACCAAGGTGAGAAACCTTATGTTAAAGATTTTGAGCCGAGACCTAGTGTCACGGTTTATGTTAATGATGTTGGTCTTGAAACAAAGAATTTTGTTAAGGATTTTGAGCCAAGACCTAGTGTTTCAGCTTATAATAATGATGTTGGTCTGAAGACACAAAAGAAATTTGTCAAGGATTTTGAGCCAAGACCTAGTATCACAGCTTATGTTAATGATGTTGGCCTTGAAACAAAGAATAATTTTGCTAAGGATTTTGAGCCAAGACCTAGTCTCACAGCTTATGTTAATGATGTTGGTCTTGAAACAAAGAATAATTTTGTTAAGGATTTTGAGCCCAGACCTAGTGTCACAGCTTATATTAATGATGTTGGTCTTAAGAATCAGAATAAATTTGTTAAGGATTTTGAGCCGAGACCTAGTGTCACAACTTATGTTAATGATGTTGGTCttgaaataaagaagaaatttgTTAATGATTTTGAGCCGAGACCTAGTGTTACAGCTTATGTTAATGATGTTGGTCTTGAAACAAAGAAGAATTTTGTTAAGGATTTTGAGCCCAGAC CTAGTGTCACAACTTATGTTAATGATGTTGGTCttgaaacaaagaagaaatttGTTAATGATTTTGAGCCGAGACCTAGTGTTACAGCTTATGTCAATGTTGTTGATCctgaaacaaagaagaaatttGTTAATGATTTTGAGCAAAGACCCAATATCTCAGCTtgcaatgatgatgatgttggtTCTAAGGATGAGAAGCCATTTGTGGAAGACTTTGAGCCAAGACCAATTGCTTCTGTTTATAGTGAGTGA
- the LOC126706446 gene encoding uncharacterized protein LOC126706446 isoform X7: MNLLCRLKRSNYFELMTVDMESRFAWLTLFLLLLFANTIESRKDPGQYWTSVMKDQPMPKAIQGLVHLDSSPSKLSKNDNCHTSEGAIGKDQGEKPYVKDFEPRPSVTVYVNDVGLETKNFVKDFEPRPSVSAYNNDVGLKTQKKFVKDFEPRPSITAYVNDVGLETKNNFAKDFEPRPSLTAYVNDVGLETKNNFVKDFEPRPSVTAYINDVGLKNQNKFVKDFEPRPSVTAYVNDVGLETKKNFVKDFEPRPSVTTYINDVSPETNNFVKDFEPRPSVTTYVNDVGLETKKKFVNDFEPRPSVTAYVNVVDPETKKKFVNDFEQRPNISACNDDDVGSKDEKPFVEDFEPRPIASVYSE, translated from the exons ATGAATCTTCTATGCAGATTAAAAAGAAGCAACTACTTTGAATTAATGACAGTAGACATGGAATCTCGTTTTGCATGGCTGACTCTCTTCTTACTTCTCTTG TTTGCAAAtaccatagaatcaagaaaggaTCCAGGACAATATTGGACTAGTGTCATGAAAGATCAACCAATGCCAAAAGCAATTCAAGGCCTTGTTCATTTGGATTCATCGCCATCTAAGCTTAGCAAGAATGACAATTGCCACACATCTGAGGGGGCAATAGGCAAGGACCAAGGTGAGAAACCTTATGTTAAAGATTTTGAGCCGAGACCTAGTGTCACGGTTTATGTTAATGATGTTGGTCTTGAAACAAAGAATTTTGTTAAGGATTTTGAGCCAAGACCTAGTGTTTCAGCTTATAATAATGATGTTGGTCTGAAGACACAAAAGAAATTTGTCAAGGATTTTGAGCCAAGACCTAGTATCACAGCTTATGTTAATGATGTTGGCCTTGAAACAAAGAATAATTTTGCTAAGGATTTTGAGCCAAGACCTAGTCTCACAGCTTATGTTAATGATGTTGGTCTTGAAACAAAGAATAATTTTGTTAAGGATTTTGAGCCCAGACCTAGTGTCACAGCTTATATTAATGATGTTGGTCTTAAGAATCAGAATAAATTTGTTAAGGATTTTGAGCCGAGAC CTAGTGTTACAGCTTATGTTAATGATGTTGGTCTTGAAACAAAGAAGAATTTTGTTAAGGATTTTGAGCCCAGACCTAGTGTCACAACTTATATTAATGATGTTAGTCCTGaaacaaataattttgttaagGATTTTGAGCCAAGACCTAGTGTCACAACTTATGTTAATGATGTTGGTCttgaaacaaagaagaaatttGTTAATGATTTTGAGCCGAGACCTAGTGTTACAGCTTATGTCAATGTTGTTGATCctgaaacaaagaagaaatttGTTAATGATTTTGAGCAAAGACCCAATATCTCAGCTtgcaatgatgatgatgttggtTCTAAGGATGAGAAGCCATTTGTGGAAGACTTTGAGCCAAGACCAATTGCTTCTGTTTATAGTGAGTGA
- the LOC126706446 gene encoding organ-specific protein S2-like isoform X14: MNLLCRLKRSNYFELMTVDMESRFAWLTLFLLLLFANTIESRKDPGQYWTSVMKDQPMPKAIQGLVHLDSSPSKLSKNDNCHTSEGAIGKDQGEKPYVKDFEPRPSVTVYVNDVGLETKNFVKDFEPRPSVSAYNNDVGLKTQKKFVKDFEPRPSLTAYVNDVGLETKNNFVKDFEPRPSVTTYVNDVGLEIKKKFVNDFEPRPSVTAYVNDVGLETKKNFVKDFEPRPSVTTYINDVSPETNNFVKDFEPRPSVTTYVNDVGLETKKKFVNDFEPRPSVTAYVNVVDPETKKKFVNDFEQRPNISACNDDDVGSKDEKPFVEDFEPRPIASVYSE; this comes from the exons ATGAATCTTCTATGCAGATTAAAAAGAAGCAACTACTTTGAATTAATGACAGTAGACATGGAATCTCGTTTTGCATGGCTGACTCTCTTCTTACTTCTCTTG TTTGCAAAtaccatagaatcaagaaaggaTCCAGGACAATATTGGACTAGTGTCATGAAAGATCAACCAATGCCAAAAGCAATTCAAGGCCTTGTTCATTTGGATTCATCGCCATCTAAGCTTAGCAAGAATGACAATTGCCACACATCTGAGGGGGCAATAGGCAAGGACCAAGGTGAGAAACCTTATGTTAAAGATTTTGAGCCGAGACCTAGTGTCACGGTTTATGTTAATGATGTTGGTCTTGAAACAAAGAATTTTGTTAAGGATTTTGAGCCAAGACCTAGTGTTTCAGCTTATAATAATGATGTTGGTCTGAAGACACAAAAGAAATTTGTCAAGGATTTTGAGCCAAGAC CTAGTCTCACAGCTTATGTTAATGATGTTGGTCTTGAAACAAAGAATAATTTTGTTAAGGATTTTGAGCCCAGAC CTAGTGTCACAACTTATGTTAATGATGTTGGTCttgaaataaagaagaaatttgTTAATGATTTTGAGCCGAGACCTAGTGTTACAGCTTATGTTAATGATGTTGGTCTTGAAACAAAGAAGAATTTTGTTAAGGATTTTGAGCCCAGACCTAGTGTCACAACTTATATTAATGATGTTAGTCCTGaaacaaataattttgttaagGATTTTGAGCCAAGACCTAGTGTCACAACTTATGTTAATGATGTTGGTCttgaaacaaagaagaaatttGTTAATGATTTTGAGCCGAGACCTAGTGTTACAGCTTATGTCAATGTTGTTGATCctgaaacaaagaagaaatttGTTAATGATTTTGAGCAAAGACCCAATATCTCAGCTtgcaatgatgatgatgttggtTCTAAGGATGAGAAGCCATTTGTGGAAGACTTTGAGCCAAGACCAATTGCTTCTGTTTATAGTGAGTGA
- the LOC126706446 gene encoding uncharacterized protein LOC126706446 isoform X5: MNLLCRLKRSNYFELMTVDMESRFAWLTLFLLLLFANTIESRKDPGQYWTSVMKDQPMPKAIQGLVHLDSSPSKLSKNDNCHTSEGAIGKDQGEKPYVKDFEPRPSVTVYVNDVGLETKNFVKDFEPRPSITAYVNDVGLETKNNFAKDFEPRPSLTAYVNDVGLETKNNFVKDFEPRPSVTAYINDVGLKNQNKFVKDFEPRPSVTTYVNDVGLEIKKKFVNDFEPRPSVTAYVNDVGLETKKNFVKDFEPRPSVTTYINDVSPETNNFVKDFEPRPSVTTYVNDVGLETKKKFVNDFEPRPSVTAYVNVVDPETKKKFVNDFEQRPNISACNDDDVGSKDEKPFVEDFEPRPIASVYSE, translated from the exons ATGAATCTTCTATGCAGATTAAAAAGAAGCAACTACTTTGAATTAATGACAGTAGACATGGAATCTCGTTTTGCATGGCTGACTCTCTTCTTACTTCTCTTG TTTGCAAAtaccatagaatcaagaaaggaTCCAGGACAATATTGGACTAGTGTCATGAAAGATCAACCAATGCCAAAAGCAATTCAAGGCCTTGTTCATTTGGATTCATCGCCATCTAAGCTTAGCAAGAATGACAATTGCCACACATCTGAGGGGGCAATAGGCAAGGACCAAGGTGAGAAACCTTATGTTAAAGATTTTGAGCCGAGACCTAGTGTCACGGTTTATGTTAATGATGTTGGTCTTGAAACAAAGAATTTTGTTAAGGATTTTGAGCCAAGAC CTAGTATCACAGCTTATGTTAATGATGTTGGCCTTGAAACAAAGAATAATTTTGCTAAGGATTTTGAGCCAAGACCTAGTCTCACAGCTTATGTTAATGATGTTGGTCTTGAAACAAAGAATAATTTTGTTAAGGATTTTGAGCCCAGACCTAGTGTCACAGCTTATATTAATGATGTTGGTCTTAAGAATCAGAATAAATTTGTTAAGGATTTTGAGCCGAGACCTAGTGTCACAACTTATGTTAATGATGTTGGTCttgaaataaagaagaaatttgTTAATGATTTTGAGCCGAGACCTAGTGTTACAGCTTATGTTAATGATGTTGGTCTTGAAACAAAGAAGAATTTTGTTAAGGATTTTGAGCCCAGACCTAGTGTCACAACTTATATTAATGATGTTAGTCCTGaaacaaataattttgttaagGATTTTGAGCCAAGACCTAGTGTCACAACTTATGTTAATGATGTTGGTCttgaaacaaagaagaaatttGTTAATGATTTTGAGCCGAGACCTAGTGTTACAGCTTATGTCAATGTTGTTGATCctgaaacaaagaagaaatttGTTAATGATTTTGAGCAAAGACCCAATATCTCAGCTtgcaatgatgatgatgttggtTCTAAGGATGAGAAGCCATTTGTGGAAGACTTTGAGCCAAGACCAATTGCTTCTGTTTATAGTGAGTGA
- the LOC126706446 gene encoding uncharacterized protein LOC126706446 isoform X1 has translation MNLLCRLKRSNYFELMTVDMESRFAWLTLFLLLLFANTIESRKDPGQYWTSVMKDQPMPKAIQGLVHLDSSPSKLSKNDNCHTSEGAIGKDQGEKPYVKDFEPRPSVTVYVNDVGLETKNFVKDFEPRPSVSAYNNDVGLKTQKKFVKDFEPRPSITAYVNDVGLETKNNFAKDFEPRPSLTAYVNDVGLETKNNFVKDFEPRPSVTAYINDVGLKNQNKFVKDFEPRPSVTTYVNDVGLEIKKKFVNDFEPRPSVTAYVNDVGLETKKNFVKDFEPRPSVTTYINDVSPETNNFVKDFEPRPSVTTYVNDVGLETKKKFVNDFEPRPSVTAYVNVVDPETKKKFVNDFEQRPNISACNDDDVGSKDEKPFVEDFEPRPIASVYSE, from the exons ATGAATCTTCTATGCAGATTAAAAAGAAGCAACTACTTTGAATTAATGACAGTAGACATGGAATCTCGTTTTGCATGGCTGACTCTCTTCTTACTTCTCTTG TTTGCAAAtaccatagaatcaagaaaggaTCCAGGACAATATTGGACTAGTGTCATGAAAGATCAACCAATGCCAAAAGCAATTCAAGGCCTTGTTCATTTGGATTCATCGCCATCTAAGCTTAGCAAGAATGACAATTGCCACACATCTGAGGGGGCAATAGGCAAGGACCAAGGTGAGAAACCTTATGTTAAAGATTTTGAGCCGAGACCTAGTGTCACGGTTTATGTTAATGATGTTGGTCTTGAAACAAAGAATTTTGTTAAGGATTTTGAGCCAAGACCTAGTGTTTCAGCTTATAATAATGATGTTGGTCTGAAGACACAAAAGAAATTTGTCAAGGATTTTGAGCCAAGACCTAGTATCACAGCTTATGTTAATGATGTTGGCCTTGAAACAAAGAATAATTTTGCTAAGGATTTTGAGCCAAGACCTAGTCTCACAGCTTATGTTAATGATGTTGGTCTTGAAACAAAGAATAATTTTGTTAAGGATTTTGAGCCCAGACCTAGTGTCACAGCTTATATTAATGATGTTGGTCTTAAGAATCAGAATAAATTTGTTAAGGATTTTGAGCCGAGACCTAGTGTCACAACTTATGTTAATGATGTTGGTCttgaaataaagaagaaatttgTTAATGATTTTGAGCCGAGACCTAGTGTTACAGCTTATGTTAATGATGTTGGTCTTGAAACAAAGAAGAATTTTGTTAAGGATTTTGAGCCCAGACCTAGTGTCACAACTTATATTAATGATGTTAGTCCTGaaacaaataattttgttaagGATTTTGAGCCAAGACCTAGTGTCACAACTTATGTTAATGATGTTGGTCttgaaacaaagaagaaatttGTTAATGATTTTGAGCCGAGACCTAGTGTTACAGCTTATGTCAATGTTGTTGATCctgaaacaaagaagaaatttGTTAATGATTTTGAGCAAAGACCCAATATCTCAGCTtgcaatgatgatgatgttggtTCTAAGGATGAGAAGCCATTTGTGGAAGACTTTGAGCCAAGACCAATTGCTTCTGTTTATAGTGAGTGA
- the LOC126706446 gene encoding uncharacterized protein LOC126706446 isoform X6 translates to MNLLCRLKRSNYFELMTVDMESRFAWLTLFLLLLFANTIESRKDPGQYWTSVMKDQPMPKAIQGLVHLDSSPSKLSKNDNCHTSEGAIGKDQGEKPYVKDFEPRPSVTVYVNDVGLETKNFVKDFEPRPSVSAYNNDVGLKTQKKFVKDFEPRPSITAYVNDVGLETKNNFAKDFEPRPSLTAYVNDVGLETKNNFVKDFEPRPSVTTYVNDVGLEIKKKFVNDFEPRPSVTAYVNDVGLETKKNFVKDFEPRPSVTTYINDVSPETNNFVKDFEPRPSVTTYVNDVGLETKKKFVNDFEPRPSVTAYVNVVDPETKKKFVNDFEQRPNISACNDDDVGSKDEKPFVEDFEPRPIASVYSE, encoded by the exons ATGAATCTTCTATGCAGATTAAAAAGAAGCAACTACTTTGAATTAATGACAGTAGACATGGAATCTCGTTTTGCATGGCTGACTCTCTTCTTACTTCTCTTG TTTGCAAAtaccatagaatcaagaaaggaTCCAGGACAATATTGGACTAGTGTCATGAAAGATCAACCAATGCCAAAAGCAATTCAAGGCCTTGTTCATTTGGATTCATCGCCATCTAAGCTTAGCAAGAATGACAATTGCCACACATCTGAGGGGGCAATAGGCAAGGACCAAGGTGAGAAACCTTATGTTAAAGATTTTGAGCCGAGACCTAGTGTCACGGTTTATGTTAATGATGTTGGTCTTGAAACAAAGAATTTTGTTAAGGATTTTGAGCCAAGACCTAGTGTTTCAGCTTATAATAATGATGTTGGTCTGAAGACACAAAAGAAATTTGTCAAGGATTTTGAGCCAAGACCTAGTATCACAGCTTATGTTAATGATGTTGGCCTTGAAACAAAGAATAATTTTGCTAAGGATTTTGAGCCAAGACCTAGTCTCACAGCTTATGTTAATGATGTTGGTCTTGAAACAAAGAATAATTTTGTTAAGGATTTTGAGCCCAGAC CTAGTGTCACAACTTATGTTAATGATGTTGGTCttgaaataaagaagaaatttgTTAATGATTTTGAGCCGAGACCTAGTGTTACAGCTTATGTTAATGATGTTGGTCTTGAAACAAAGAAGAATTTTGTTAAGGATTTTGAGCCCAGACCTAGTGTCACAACTTATATTAATGATGTTAGTCCTGaaacaaataattttgttaagGATTTTGAGCCAAGACCTAGTGTCACAACTTATGTTAATGATGTTGGTCttgaaacaaagaagaaatttGTTAATGATTTTGAGCCGAGACCTAGTGTTACAGCTTATGTCAATGTTGTTGATCctgaaacaaagaagaaatttGTTAATGATTTTGAGCAAAGACCCAATATCTCAGCTtgcaatgatgatgatgttggtTCTAAGGATGAGAAGCCATTTGTGGAAGACTTTGAGCCAAGACCAATTGCTTCTGTTTATAGTGAGTGA
- the LOC126706446 gene encoding organ-specific protein S2-like isoform X21 codes for MNLLCRLKRSNYFELMTVDMESRFAWLTLFLLLLFANTIESRKDPGQYWTSVMKDQPMPKAIQGLVHLDSSPSKLSKNDNCHTSEGAIGKDQGEKPYVKDFEPRPSVTVYVNDVGLETKNFVKDFEPRPSVSAYNNDVGLKTQKKFVKDFEPRPSVTTYVNDVGLEIKKKFVNDFEPRPSVTAYVNDVGLETKKNFVKDFEPRPSVTTYINDVSPETNNFVKDFEPRPSVTTYVNDVGLETKKKFVNDFEPRPSVTAYVNVVDPETKKKFVNDFEQRPNISACNDDDVGSKDEKPFVEDFEPRPIASVYSE; via the exons ATGAATCTTCTATGCAGATTAAAAAGAAGCAACTACTTTGAATTAATGACAGTAGACATGGAATCTCGTTTTGCATGGCTGACTCTCTTCTTACTTCTCTTG TTTGCAAAtaccatagaatcaagaaaggaTCCAGGACAATATTGGACTAGTGTCATGAAAGATCAACCAATGCCAAAAGCAATTCAAGGCCTTGTTCATTTGGATTCATCGCCATCTAAGCTTAGCAAGAATGACAATTGCCACACATCTGAGGGGGCAATAGGCAAGGACCAAGGTGAGAAACCTTATGTTAAAGATTTTGAGCCGAGACCTAGTGTCACGGTTTATGTTAATGATGTTGGTCTTGAAACAAAGAATTTTGTTAAGGATTTTGAGCCAAGACCTAGTGTTTCAGCTTATAATAATGATGTTGGTCTGAAGACACAAAAGAAATTTGTCAAGGATTTTGAGCCAAGAC CTAGTGTCACAACTTATGTTAATGATGTTGGTCttgaaataaagaagaaatttgTTAATGATTTTGAGCCGAGACCTAGTGTTACAGCTTATGTTAATGATGTTGGTCTTGAAACAAAGAAGAATTTTGTTAAGGATTTTGAGCCCAGACCTAGTGTCACAACTTATATTAATGATGTTAGTCCTGaaacaaataattttgttaagGATTTTGAGCCAAGACCTAGTGTCACAACTTATGTTAATGATGTTGGTCttgaaacaaagaagaaatttGTTAATGATTTTGAGCCGAGACCTAGTGTTACAGCTTATGTCAATGTTGTTGATCctgaaacaaagaagaaatttGTTAATGATTTTGAGCAAAGACCCAATATCTCAGCTtgcaatgatgatgatgttggtTCTAAGGATGAGAAGCCATTTGTGGAAGACTTTGAGCCAAGACCAATTGCTTCTGTTTATAGTGAGTGA
- the LOC126706446 gene encoding organ-specific protein S2-like isoform X9 gives MNLLCRLKRSNYFELMTVDMESRFAWLTLFLLLLFANTIESRKDPGQYWTSVMKDQPMPKAIQGLVHLDSSPSKLSKNDNCHTSEGAIGKDQGEKPYVKDFEPRPSVTVYVNDVGLETKNFVKDFEPRPSVSAYNNDVGLKTQKKFVKDFEPRPSITAYVNDVGLETKNNFAKDFEPRPSLTAYVNDVGLETKNNFVKDFEPRPSVTAYINDVGLKNQNKFVKDFEPRPSVTAYVNDVGLETKKNFVKDFEPRPSVTTYVNDVGLETKKKFVNDFEPRPSVTAYVNVVDPETKKKFVNDFEQRPNISACNDDDVGSKDEKPFVEDFEPRPIASVYSE, from the exons ATGAATCTTCTATGCAGATTAAAAAGAAGCAACTACTTTGAATTAATGACAGTAGACATGGAATCTCGTTTTGCATGGCTGACTCTCTTCTTACTTCTCTTG TTTGCAAAtaccatagaatcaagaaaggaTCCAGGACAATATTGGACTAGTGTCATGAAAGATCAACCAATGCCAAAAGCAATTCAAGGCCTTGTTCATTTGGATTCATCGCCATCTAAGCTTAGCAAGAATGACAATTGCCACACATCTGAGGGGGCAATAGGCAAGGACCAAGGTGAGAAACCTTATGTTAAAGATTTTGAGCCGAGACCTAGTGTCACGGTTTATGTTAATGATGTTGGTCTTGAAACAAAGAATTTTGTTAAGGATTTTGAGCCAAGACCTAGTGTTTCAGCTTATAATAATGATGTTGGTCTGAAGACACAAAAGAAATTTGTCAAGGATTTTGAGCCAAGACCTAGTATCACAGCTTATGTTAATGATGTTGGCCTTGAAACAAAGAATAATTTTGCTAAGGATTTTGAGCCAAGACCTAGTCTCACAGCTTATGTTAATGATGTTGGTCTTGAAACAAAGAATAATTTTGTTAAGGATTTTGAGCCCAGACCTAGTGTCACAGCTTATATTAATGATGTTGGTCTTAAGAATCAGAATAAATTTGTTAAGGATTTTGAGCCGAGAC CTAGTGTTACAGCTTATGTTAATGATGTTGGTCTTGAAACAAAGAAGAATTTTGTTAAGGATTTTGAGCCCAGAC CTAGTGTCACAACTTATGTTAATGATGTTGGTCttgaaacaaagaagaaatttGTTAATGATTTTGAGCCGAGACCTAGTGTTACAGCTTATGTCAATGTTGTTGATCctgaaacaaagaagaaatttGTTAATGATTTTGAGCAAAGACCCAATATCTCAGCTtgcaatgatgatgatgttggtTCTAAGGATGAGAAGCCATTTGTGGAAGACTTTGAGCCAAGACCAATTGCTTCTGTTTATAGTGAGTGA
- the LOC126706446 gene encoding organ-specific protein S2-like isoform X8, with protein sequence MNLLCRLKRSNYFELMTVDMESRFAWLTLFLLLLFANTIESRKDPGQYWTSVMKDQPMPKAIQGLVHLDSSPSKLSKNDNCHTSEGAIGKDQGEKPYVKDFEPRPSVTVYVNDVGLETKNFVKDFEPRPSVSAYNNDVGLKTQKKFVKDFEPRPSITAYVNDVGLETKNNFAKDFEPRPSLTAYVNDVGLETKNNFVKDFEPRPSVTAYINDVGLKNQNKFVKDFEPRPSVTTYVNDVGLEIKKKFVNDFEPRPSVTTYVNDVGLETKKKFVNDFEPRPSVTAYVNVVDPETKKKFVNDFEQRPNISACNDDDVGSKDEKPFVEDFEPRPIASVYSE encoded by the exons ATGAATCTTCTATGCAGATTAAAAAGAAGCAACTACTTTGAATTAATGACAGTAGACATGGAATCTCGTTTTGCATGGCTGACTCTCTTCTTACTTCTCTTG TTTGCAAAtaccatagaatcaagaaaggaTCCAGGACAATATTGGACTAGTGTCATGAAAGATCAACCAATGCCAAAAGCAATTCAAGGCCTTGTTCATTTGGATTCATCGCCATCTAAGCTTAGCAAGAATGACAATTGCCACACATCTGAGGGGGCAATAGGCAAGGACCAAGGTGAGAAACCTTATGTTAAAGATTTTGAGCCGAGACCTAGTGTCACGGTTTATGTTAATGATGTTGGTCTTGAAACAAAGAATTTTGTTAAGGATTTTGAGCCAAGACCTAGTGTTTCAGCTTATAATAATGATGTTGGTCTGAAGACACAAAAGAAATTTGTCAAGGATTTTGAGCCAAGACCTAGTATCACAGCTTATGTTAATGATGTTGGCCTTGAAACAAAGAATAATTTTGCTAAGGATTTTGAGCCAAGACCTAGTCTCACAGCTTATGTTAATGATGTTGGTCTTGAAACAAAGAATAATTTTGTTAAGGATTTTGAGCCCAGACCTAGTGTCACAGCTTATATTAATGATGTTGGTCTTAAGAATCAGAATAAATTTGTTAAGGATTTTGAGCCGAGACCTAGTGTCACAACTTATGTTAATGATGTTGGTCttgaaataaagaagaaatttgTTAATGATTTTGAGCCGAGAC CTAGTGTCACAACTTATGTTAATGATGTTGGTCttgaaacaaagaagaaatttGTTAATGATTTTGAGCCGAGACCTAGTGTTACAGCTTATGTCAATGTTGTTGATCctgaaacaaagaagaaatttGTTAATGATTTTGAGCAAAGACCCAATATCTCAGCTtgcaatgatgatgatgttggtTCTAAGGATGAGAAGCCATTTGTGGAAGACTTTGAGCCAAGACCAATTGCTTCTGTTTATAGTGAGTGA